Genomic DNA from uncultured Acetobacterium sp.:
TCATAAAGAATGGTGAACGTTTTCCGGTGTAGGTAATCTGTTGATACATGTTAAATTCCAGGTATACCGGTCTTTTGGTAACCAGCGCAGCAACCCCCAGCAAACCTTCAATGGTCGGGCTGAATTTATAGCCAAAGGTTCCACCGGTTGGGTTTTGAACAATAAAATATTTGGTCGGATCAACGCCAATCGCTTCGGCAGTCATTAATTGATGGAAATGAAGGGCAATACTCTTAGAATGAACCATCAGGTTATCTTCTTCGTCAAAGTATGCAAATCCGACGTCTGGCTCTAATGGTAAATGTGGTTGACGACCAACATAGAAGTCATCTTCAATAACATTTGGCAGTTTTTCCATTAATGGTGCGGGATCATCACCTTTAACGATATTGGTTTTGAAATAAATATTTGGTGTGCCAGGATGAATTTCGATGGCATCATCAGCCATCGCGGCCGGTGCGCTCATGTAAGGTAATAATTCTTCAACTTCGACAACAACTTTTGCCGCTGCTGCTTCGGCCTGTTCTGGGGTATCAGCCAATACCATGGCAATGGCATCCCCAAATTGGAAGATTTTTTTGTCATTCAAAATCGGACGTTCCAAACCATCCCCTAAATTTGTTGGGAATGCCAGACCATTAATACGGTTGGTTCCGGGAACATCTTTAGCGGTGATGACTTTGAAGACACCTTCCATTTTTTCTGCTTCTGAGGTATCAACAGAAATCAGGTTAGCATGAGAAACCTGAGCCTGAACGAGTTTGATGTGCAAGGTATTTTCAGGCAGTTTTAATCCTAAATCGGCACCAAAGTCCCAGGTTCCGGTAACTTTTGCCAGTGCGGAAGGCCGAACCATATTTGAACCCATGATGGAAGCGCCATCTTTTAACTGGAACCACAGATCTTCTTTTTTGATTTCGCCACGCATTAATTTTGCTGCATCCATAACCGCATCAATGATGGGGATATAACCGGTACAACGACAGACATTTCGATGTTTTTGGAACCATGTCCGAACTTCTTCTCTGGTTGGACTAGCGTTTTCTTCTAACAACGCTTTAGCCGAAACAATAAAACCAGGTGAGCAGAAACCGCACTGAGCAGCCCCATTGACCATCCATGCCAATTGCAGTGGATGAAGATTATCATGTGTTCCAACACCTTCAATGGTGATAATTTCCGACTCGTCGTCAACTCGTTTCATTTTTGTCACACAGGATCGTACTACCTTGCCATTTAAAATAACTGAACAAGCGCCACACTCAGCTTTGCCGCAACCAATTTTTGTTCCGGTCAAGCCCTGTTGTTTTCTGATTACATTTGCCAAGGTTGTTTCCGGATCAACAATTACCGTCCTTTGAATCCCGTTAATGAACAATGTCTTTTTTTCCACGTGAAATCCTCCTTAAAATATTAAAAACTAATTACTCTATATGGATGCTAAAATCAACCTTTGCCAAACCCGCAATTGGGATAATGACATTCCGGACAGGTGGAGCAAAGTCCGCCGTGTCCCAGTTTGGATATGTCTTTGGCGGTTAATCTTTCGCCGACCATCAATTTTGGCACCACCAAATCAAAAACAGTTCGGTGGCTATACATAATACAACCGGGTAATCCCAACACGGGAATGTCACCCAGATAAGAAAGTAAAAACATCGCACCGGGCAAGGTTGGTGCGCCATAGGAGACAAACTTGGCTCCCGTTTTTGCAATTCCTTCCGGCGTTACATCGTCCGGATCCACCGACATGCCGCCAGTTACGGTGACAATGTCTGCGCCTTCTTCTATTAAACCCAGGATGCTTTGGGCAATCATGTCCGAGTCATCCCGGGAAAAAACCTGTTTAAATACATAGGAATCAAGCTCGGCAAATTTTTCTCTAATAACGTCTCCGAACTTGTCTTCAATCCGGCCATAAAAAATCTCATTACCGGT
This window encodes:
- a CDS encoding molybdopterin-dependent aldehyde oxidoreductase gives rise to the protein MEKKTLFINGIQRTVIVDPETTLANVIRKQQGLTGTKIGCGKAECGACSVILNGKVVRSCVTKMKRVDDESEIITIEGVGTHDNLHPLQLAWMVNGAAQCGFCSPGFIVSAKALLEENASPTREEVRTWFQKHRNVCRCTGYIPIIDAVMDAAKLMRGEIKKEDLWFQLKDGASIMGSNMVRPSALAKVTGTWDFGADLGLKLPENTLHIKLVQAQVSHANLISVDTSEAEKMEGVFKVITAKDVPGTNRINGLAFPTNLGDGLERPILNDKKIFQFGDAIAMVLADTPEQAEAAAAKVVVEVEELLPYMSAPAAMADDAIEIHPGTPNIYFKTNIVKGDDPAPLMEKLPNVIEDDFYVGRQPHLPLEPDVGFAYFDEEDNLMVHSKSIALHFHQLMTAEAIGVDPTKYFIVQNPTGGTFGYKFSPTIEGLLGVAALVTKRPVYLEFNMYQQITYTGKRSPFFMNVKMAADENGILKAMETDWSVDHGPYCEFGDLVTTRGSQFIGAGYNIPNIRGEGRTVATNHAWGSAFRGYGSPQSLFASETLIDMLAAQMGEDPLELRYKNVYRQGDTTPQGCEPDVIALPQAIDTIRPIYQAAKAKAEALNAEGGDTKHGVGISLNIYGCGLDGPDSAEMWIELTPEGVTVGDSWEDHGQGADMGTLTFAHETLKPLGIKPEQIKLIMNNMQLTPNSGPAGGSRSNVLVGNAIKVGCENLLSAMKKADGTFRTYDEMVAEGLPLRYDGVWTAPCTAPSVETSQGNPFPVYMYGVLLSEVSVDTTNGKTNVDKLTLVSDCGTITNKLVLDGQLWGGLTQGIGLALSEDFEDLKKHTSLTGCGIPQIKDVPDEIVLIHQETPRPLGPFGAAGAGEMPLSAPHASICNAIYNACGVRIKHLPAYPEKVLEGLEALK